In a single window of the Phycisphaerae bacterium genome:
- a CDS encoding O-methyltransferase, producing the protein MTIARQTIGLICLAALATAALSWAAATSGSPGGREAEKKTLAVLEQIWEHERDGMLNAPPEDGRLLRLLAESMGAKNVVEIGTSNGYSAIWLGLALRTTGGRLTTFEIDPRKVELARKNFVRAGLDSIITAVEGDAHKKITELRGPLDLVFIDAEKDGYVDYLNKTLPLVRPGGLILAHNTTDCKKALEEYVRQVTTNPDLETIFLHEQNRGIAVTLKKR; encoded by the coding sequence ATGACCATTGCGAGACAGACCATAGGCTTGATCTGCCTGGCCGCCTTGGCCACCGCAGCCCTCAGCTGGGCGGCCGCCACCTCCGGTTCACCCGGCGGGCGCGAAGCCGAGAAGAAGACCCTGGCCGTCCTGGAACAAATCTGGGAACACGAACGTGACGGCATGCTCAACGCACCCCCGGAGGACGGCCGCCTACTCAGACTTCTGGCCGAAAGCATGGGCGCAAAGAATGTGGTCGAAATCGGTACGTCCAATGGCTACTCTGCCATCTGGTTGGGCCTGGCCCTGCGAACCACCGGCGGGAGACTGACCACCTTCGAGATCGACCCCAGGAAAGTCGAACTGGCCCGCAAGAACTTCGTTCGCGCCGGCCTCGATTCCATCATCACCGCCGTCGAAGGCGATGCCCACAAGAAGATCACCGAGCTGAGAGGACCGCTCGACCTCGTGTTCATCGATGCCGAGAAAGACGGCTACGTCGACTACCTGAACAAGACGCTGCCTCTGGTGCGCCCGGGCGGACTCATCCTCGCCCACAATACGACCGACTGCAAAAAGGCCCTTGAGGAGTACGTCAGACAGGTCACCACCAACCCCGATCTCGAGACCATCTTCCTCCACGAACAGAACCGTGGAATCGCCGTCACCCTGAAGAAACGCTGA